One genomic region from Mesorhizobium terrae encodes:
- a CDS encoding LysR substrate-binding domain-containing protein, translating into MNNPAKILDIDTVRAFVLVADLGSFTRAAEALDTAQATVSLKLKRLEGLLGHRLLERTPRHVALSGDGERFLPAARNLLDAHQRALAGVRTAPPSRLTLGISDHVAGAELPTLLARLNAYDPTLVVEVRVSSSRDVIARYGQGELDAAIARRGEEGADGETLFREPFGWFAAPSFAYRPGEPLRLATLAAPCGIRTLAIDALDEAGLPWTEAFVGGGVLALGAAVSAGLAVATLAHRVAPTGAIEVGEAFGLPRLPAQDVVLMARPARREARDVLKVLAAAFRGAAAR; encoded by the coding sequence ATGAATAATCCGGCGAAGATCCTCGATATCGACACGGTGCGGGCGTTCGTGCTTGTCGCCGATCTCGGCAGTTTCACCCGGGCGGCCGAAGCGCTGGATACCGCGCAGGCGACGGTCAGCCTGAAGCTGAAGCGGCTGGAGGGCCTGCTCGGCCATCGCCTTTTGGAACGAACGCCGCGCCATGTCGCCTTGTCCGGAGACGGCGAGCGCTTCCTTCCCGCCGCCCGCAACCTGCTCGATGCCCATCAGCGCGCGCTGGCCGGTGTCCGAACCGCGCCGCCCAGCCGGCTGACGCTTGGCATCAGCGATCATGTCGCCGGAGCGGAGCTGCCGACATTGCTTGCAAGGCTGAACGCCTACGATCCGACGCTGGTGGTGGAGGTGAGGGTGTCGTCATCGCGCGATGTGATCGCCCGCTATGGCCAGGGCGAACTGGACGCGGCGATTGCACGGCGCGGCGAGGAAGGCGCCGACGGCGAGACGCTGTTTCGCGAGCCGTTTGGCTGGTTCGCGGCCCCGTCCTTCGCGTATCGCCCGGGCGAGCCGCTTCGGCTCGCAACGCTGGCCGCACCCTGTGGTATCCGTACATTGGCCATCGACGCGCTGGACGAGGCCGGCCTGCCGTGGACGGAAGCGTTTGTCGGCGGCGGGGTTCTGGCGCTCGGCGCGGCGGTTAGCGCCGGGCTTGCCGTGGCCACGCTGGCGCATCGCGTGGCGCCGACCGGCGCCATCGAGGTCGGCGAAGCGTTCGGCCTGCCGCGGCTACCGGCGCAGGATGTGGTGCTGATGGCGCGACCGGCGCGGCGCGAAGCCCGCGACGTGCTGAAAGTCCTCGCCGCCGCCTTCAGGGGCGCGGCGGCGAGATAG